The following proteins are co-located in the Halocatena salina genome:
- a CDS encoding helicase-related protein produces MNDCHQLASGDAIYLNDTPAEVIKTCSIGDLDYLRAYVENTGVKTVCIDDVEIKEKTNQLDELTLPVADQLHPDHEIVSAEWFDLRCQALQLQIAHEQGQLLSISNSLVRLEPYQLAAVNRVMQKLRQRALIADDVGLGKTIEAGLILKELTARNRADRVLFVVPAHLQKKWIRDMNRFFDIDLTPAERQWVEGEHRRLGEEANIWEQDHQRMIGSMAFLRQDEFQSALAEAFWDVVIVDEAHKAAKRGESPSQTSKMVERVAGNSDSLLLLSATPHDGKGEAFRSLVEYIDPFVASEDQDLSKETVDRAVIRRGKQSIYDEDGERIFPDRDVSTVPVEMTHEERQFYQAVTDYVQNVYNRSEKLNEPAVGFAMALMQKRLVSSIGAIKATLSRRLGDLVDEQSTNNLSEKAVAYLDGEDLDEDDKQQAEEELSSLTITESDAQLEEEILTLRDLVSLAEGISVDSKAQRVRRYIQQLLAEQPDEKLLLFTEYRDTLDYLLDLVTDEPWADEILTIHGDVSKDDRARIEEEFNHGQSRLLFATDAASEGIDLQHSCHIMVNYELPWNPNRLEQRIGRIHRYGQDKEVKVWNFSFEDTREGEIFEMLQDKVESIRGTLGNTADVLGMLDDIDVDSLIMTSIQNGDPPTATREELEELIDERQRTLQEWYDRSLIDTSTFDEKSRRKIQDVIDESEDIYGSEADIRTFFERGVSALDGDIEKAGSNLYRATLPQSLRAGSSDEEYGPFTFDREFAMDHEEIEYVSPDTEVVQRLMQEVLDGDRGGVGLKLLPFVDTPGITYNYRLRFEDGTGEVIHEEMHPVFVDATHADPQHRLGQRIVEGSSIKGAPDTEQVRTLLQKREQLQTVSDRYISQRIATLRADLQERRRDETRHELDNLKEYARSERKRIEQFIDEYERKAATGTNMDIAIRGQRERLHKLEQRIERRRADIHRKAQVISLAPEIENLCFVLAV; encoded by the coding sequence ATGAACGACTGTCATCAGCTTGCGTCCGGCGACGCGATCTACCTCAACGATACCCCTGCCGAGGTCATCAAGACGTGCTCGATTGGCGACCTCGATTACCTCCGGGCGTACGTCGAGAATACAGGTGTGAAGACCGTCTGTATCGACGATGTCGAAATCAAAGAAAAGACCAACCAACTCGATGAACTGACGCTGCCAGTAGCCGACCAGCTCCATCCCGATCACGAGATAGTTTCGGCTGAGTGGTTCGATCTGCGTTGTCAAGCGCTTCAACTTCAAATCGCTCACGAACAGGGACAGCTGTTGAGCATTTCGAACTCGCTGGTTCGACTCGAACCCTATCAGCTCGCCGCCGTTAACAGGGTGATGCAGAAACTACGCCAGCGCGCACTCATTGCCGACGATGTCGGGCTTGGAAAAACGATCGAGGCTGGCCTCATCCTCAAGGAGCTCACCGCACGGAACCGCGCCGACCGTGTCCTGTTCGTCGTACCGGCGCACCTCCAGAAGAAGTGGATCCGGGATATGAACCGCTTTTTCGACATCGATCTCACTCCAGCTGAGAGACAGTGGGTCGAAGGCGAGCACCGCCGGCTTGGAGAGGAGGCCAACATCTGGGAGCAAGATCACCAGCGGATGATCGGTAGCATGGCGTTTCTCCGACAGGACGAGTTTCAGTCCGCGCTTGCAGAGGCGTTCTGGGACGTCGTTATCGTCGATGAGGCACACAAAGCTGCCAAGAGAGGTGAGTCACCGAGTCAGACCTCGAAGATGGTCGAACGGGTCGCTGGGAACTCTGATTCACTGCTCCTGTTGAGCGCAACCCCCCACGACGGCAAAGGAGAGGCATTCCGGTCGCTGGTCGAGTATATCGATCCGTTTGTCGCCTCCGAAGATCAGGATCTGTCGAAAGAGACCGTCGACCGCGCGGTGATCCGTCGCGGCAAGCAGTCGATCTACGACGAGGACGGTGAGCGCATATTCCCGGATAGGGACGTCTCCACTGTTCCAGTCGAGATGACTCACGAAGAACGGCAGTTCTACCAGGCCGTCACCGACTACGTTCAGAACGTCTACAATCGGTCCGAGAAACTCAACGAACCTGCTGTTGGGTTCGCAATGGCACTCATGCAAAAGCGCCTCGTCAGCAGTATCGGCGCGATCAAAGCGACGCTCAGCCGTCGTTTGGGAGATCTTGTCGACGAACAGTCAACGAACAATCTCTCAGAAAAAGCAGTGGCATATCTTGACGGCGAGGATCTGGATGAAGATGACAAACAGCAGGCCGAGGAGGAGCTTTCATCACTCACGATCACGGAAAGCGATGCCCAACTCGAAGAGGAGATCCTGACACTCCGTGACCTCGTCTCGCTCGCCGAAGGAATTTCGGTCGACTCTAAGGCACAGCGGGTACGTCGCTACATCCAACAACTGCTTGCGGAACAGCCCGATGAGAAGCTCCTACTGTTCACTGAATACCGCGACACGCTTGATTATCTCCTCGACTTGGTGACAGACGAACCGTGGGCCGATGAGATCCTCACGATTCACGGTGATGTGAGCAAGGACGACCGCGCTCGTATCGAAGAAGAGTTCAATCACGGCCAGTCACGGCTGTTGTTCGCAACTGACGCCGCGAGTGAAGGCATCGATCTCCAGCATAGCTGTCACATCATGGTGAACTACGAACTGCCGTGGAATCCCAACCGACTCGAACAACGCATCGGACGAATTCACCGCTATGGACAGGACAAGGAGGTCAAGGTGTGGAACTTCTCGTTCGAAGATACCCGGGAGGGAGAGATATTTGAGATGCTTCAGGACAAGGTCGAGAGCATTCGAGGCACCCTCGGGAACACGGCCGATGTGCTTGGAATGCTCGACGACATTGACGTCGATTCGCTCATCATGACATCCATTCAGAACGGTGACCCTCCAACTGCTACCAGAGAAGAGCTGGAGGAACTGATCGATGAGCGCCAACGCACGCTTCAGGAGTGGTACGATCGAAGCCTCATCGATACCAGCACGTTCGACGAAAAGAGTCGGCGGAAGATTCAGGACGTCATAGACGAGTCCGAGGACATCTATGGGAGTGAAGCCGATATCCGGACGTTTTTCGAACGGGGGGTTTCTGCGCTAGATGGCGACATCGAGAAGGCCGGGAGTAATCTCTACCGGGCTACTCTTCCACAGTCGCTCCGAGCCGGATCTAGTGACGAGGAATACGGACCGTTCACCTTCGATCGTGAGTTCGCAATGGATCACGAAGAGATCGAATACGTTTCGCCGGATACCGAGGTAGTGCAGCGACTGATGCAGGAGGTACTCGATGGTGATCGTGGCGGCGTCGGCCTCAAGCTCCTTCCGTTCGTGGACACCCCTGGAATCACCTACAATTACCGACTCCGATTCGAGGATGGGACGGGGGAAGTGATCCACGAGGAGATGCACCCTGTGTTCGTCGATGCAACGCACGCCGACCCACAGCACCGTCTCGGACAGCGCATTGTCGAAGGGAGTTCGATAAAAGGGGCGCCGGATACAGAACAGGTTCGGACGCTGCTTCAGAAACGAGAGCAGTTGCAGACCGTGTCCGACCGATACATCAGCCAACGCATTGCAACGCTTCGAGCCGACCTTCAGGAGCGTCGACGGGATGAAACACGACACGAACTTGATAATCTGAAGGAGTATGCCCGGTCGGAGCGAAAACGCATCGAGCAGTTTATCGACGAATACGAACGGAAGGCAGCCACGGGGACGAACATGGATATCGCGATTCGGGGCCAGCGCGAGCGATTACACAAACTCGAGCAACGTATCGAGCGTCGGCGAGCGGACATTCATCGGAAAGCGCAGGTGATCTCGCTCGCGCCCGAAATCGAGAATCTCTGCTTTGTGCTTGCAGTGTAG
- the pglZ gene encoding BREX-5 system phosphatase PglZ, with amino-acid sequence MPATKTLPQCAEDAIETAIDEATDDDPTVLWWDDGGYLRDIVERVSHSLGCEFHAAEQTPLELRTEPPRGRTVWYVPHAASDDTDWFRDVENTGGVIELHIGKLATRCFGNDRLQATSVRTAYEDAEAGKREHIAQTLFRELNGDGGLPTLQGLQTKIVLDGHDDPVQFVLEHGVENLPDDTDDLLKLRDLLVEKGVVAVEGLTAEQEIVDRTRRWAVAEWLVEEGLDKSRLDPEYQPEPSSGLGISRPELQSVLSKTERAGELAHVYLNPDARFWHDILRTYDDPWELADCPVDASLEHELFEQWTHSFYNGAYELCASRATERYQRLETTYGDVPWTHVWEQAVEVANLAHELDTWDERGDTTDVVDLYGDVENGTWQIDDAVFKLIVSGSPEKDLPEEHPATGMLDDLRTSLVESRYLEYLRDLGELVADQIEAGSPFVGEHHAHQFFASEQEHLRSGQSVALFIVDALRFDLAHELAESIRRELPGLEVDENAWVGALPSDTAFGKAALTPGSKFSFAIGLEDSKLVPERNGRTITNYQREKLLKDDGWSYIMQSEDDTSGWSNTRVAYYWNDIDKGGEEGLTDFEELFTDRIRKISDIICEKLDQGEWDRAYVLSDHGFISLPKRVDIDDIHPPDSAETITRRWIAGENIDENAPGVLLDENAHLGYLNDDTKLSVLADPIQRFRNRGLPNARFYHGGVLPQEFVLNFITITQE; translated from the coding sequence ATGCCCGCAACCAAAACCCTGCCACAGTGCGCTGAAGACGCCATCGAAACCGCCATCGACGAAGCGACTGACGACGATCCGACCGTTCTCTGGTGGGATGATGGCGGCTACCTTCGTGATATCGTCGAGCGTGTGAGCCATTCGCTGGGTTGTGAGTTCCACGCCGCCGAACAGACACCGTTGGAGCTACGCACTGAACCGCCCCGTGGTCGAACTGTCTGGTACGTGCCCCACGCTGCAAGCGACGACACCGACTGGTTCAGAGACGTCGAGAACACCGGTGGCGTTATCGAGCTGCACATCGGGAAGCTCGCAACGCGCTGTTTCGGAAACGACCGCTTGCAGGCCACCTCGGTCCGGACGGCCTACGAGGATGCGGAGGCCGGCAAGCGCGAACACATCGCACAGACCCTCTTTCGAGAACTCAACGGCGACGGCGGCTTGCCGACGCTTCAGGGTCTCCAGACGAAGATCGTTCTCGATGGACACGATGATCCCGTGCAGTTCGTCCTCGAACACGGCGTCGAGAACCTCCCTGACGACACTGACGACCTGCTGAAGCTCCGTGACTTGCTGGTTGAAAAAGGCGTTGTGGCCGTCGAAGGACTCACTGCCGAGCAGGAAATCGTCGACCGCACGAGACGCTGGGCAGTCGCCGAGTGGCTCGTCGAAGAAGGGCTCGACAAATCGCGTCTCGACCCCGAATATCAGCCCGAACCAAGTTCTGGCCTTGGGATCTCCCGACCCGAACTCCAGTCGGTGTTGAGCAAGACCGAGCGCGCGGGAGAGCTAGCGCACGTTTACCTCAACCCCGACGCTCGCTTCTGGCACGATATCCTGCGTACATACGACGACCCATGGGAGCTGGCCGACTGTCCAGTCGATGCCTCCCTGGAACACGAGCTGTTCGAGCAGTGGACCCACTCCTTTTACAACGGAGCGTACGAGCTGTGTGCGAGCCGCGCAACCGAGCGCTACCAGCGCCTCGAAACGACGTACGGTGACGTTCCGTGGACGCATGTTTGGGAGCAGGCCGTGGAGGTCGCCAACCTCGCACATGAACTCGACACGTGGGACGAACGCGGCGATACCACTGACGTCGTCGATCTCTACGGTGACGTCGAGAACGGTACCTGGCAGATCGACGATGCGGTGTTCAAGCTGATCGTCTCGGGCTCCCCTGAGAAGGATCTCCCCGAGGAACATCCTGCGACGGGGATGCTCGACGATCTCCGCACATCGCTAGTGGAGTCGCGCTACCTCGAATACCTCCGCGACCTCGGGGAGCTCGTCGCCGATCAGATCGAGGCAGGATCGCCATTCGTTGGGGAGCACCACGCCCATCAGTTCTTCGCTTCGGAGCAAGAACACCTCAGGAGCGGTCAGAGCGTCGCGTTGTTCATCGTTGATGCGTTGCGGTTCGATCTCGCGCACGAACTGGCCGAGTCTATCCGTCGCGAGCTTCCAGGTCTCGAAGTCGATGAGAACGCTTGGGTCGGAGCGCTTCCATCGGATACCGCGTTTGGGAAGGCAGCGCTCACGCCGGGAAGCAAGTTCAGTTTCGCCATCGGCCTGGAAGACAGCAAGCTCGTCCCCGAGCGCAACGGTCGTACGATTACCAACTACCAGCGTGAGAAGTTGCTGAAAGACGACGGCTGGAGCTACATCATGCAAAGCGAGGACGATACGTCCGGTTGGAGCAACACGCGCGTCGCCTACTACTGGAACGATATCGACAAGGGAGGCGAAGAGGGACTGACCGACTTCGAAGAACTGTTCACCGACCGCATCAGGAAGATTTCGGATATCATCTGTGAGAAACTCGACCAAGGTGAGTGGGACCGCGCATACGTCCTCTCCGACCACGGATTCATCTCCCTCCCGAAACGCGTCGACATCGATGACATCCATCCGCCTGATTCAGCCGAGACGATCACCCGTCGGTGGATCGCTGGCGAGAACATCGATGAGAATGCACCCGGGGTTCTACTCGATGAGAACGCCCACCTCGGGTATCTCAATGACGATACGAAACTCAGCGTTCTCGCTGATCCGATTCAGCGCTTTCGCAACCGGGGACTCCCCAACGCTCGTTTCTATCATGGCGGGGTTCTTCCTCAGGAGTTCGTATTGAACTTCATCACAATCACACAGGAATGA
- the pglX gene encoding BREX-5 system adenine-specific DNA-methyltransferase PglX yields MESDSLSQRTAQLDKEEREHLEAVVTDMRERVEDNVEFQLTQLSLDDAPDDPESLDTEAHQLVEAIEIEAVDGDDWNEAFEGYVTGVGYTIVNRLAALRCMEVREFIDEEVTVFKENGLTPAAETLVHEEFLLEDEAILKAYHDACDELAAEIEILFDRETAYSQIDPDDDTFEELCGLLDEIPDEVWRADDVLGWVYEYYNRPVVEALDAKNTLEPGDVGPANQFYTPHWVVRMLADNSLGKLYLEATGKESSIPAPAELSPDERKERLVTPEDAPDVPSLCTYLIPDEDEQQAPSFDHPRELRVIDPACGSGHFLLYAFDILERIWWAETDLDRGEIPAKVLEHNLYGVDIDLRSCQLSAFNLYLKARTRAEAAGNDAFEMPNLGVVCADARVAEVEAAVDVLDEITGDGTDVREALDSVIEEFQTTEALGSLLDVQGALADAFMDEQTDVLEWGGEGPHTLNQFLRTLEHRVEERTSDSFGEQNLRSFLHLLVVLTQDYDVALMNPPYGSGGRMPDNVQGYVEDHYDYTTEYYINFFEACDRLVRANGRIGMLVPWSFMFNKSFQNFREDFVGGRGAFDFFSEFGYDILDNATVGTVGTVVRSEIESGQTGTFIRLPDVSKAEKERTFLSAAFVDSVDNGVQRKYMIDLSNLQSIPATPLSYWVPQNLRSLFETEAHLDAETGGVDGKSVGVAASGLCTGDDERFLRNFWESDDNGNWVPFAKGGEDAWILPRVKLVVNWDPRHLKSQVGARVQNTGYYFSEALTWTMSKRSGRRFGYLHESSIFGHMGSVYIPNKHTWATLSYLNSHLFTYLMLSQTSERNWYVGLVSRISWIPNLGASDELETLSKEAVSHLISKRQYDFVSPHYDGPVLLDVLGVNDSLPQYDHPHRELREDLTLDGPPKTVDPSATLEELGIAAATHLERIEDELQSCADAIDEAVFDCFDITEEQRETILQEIALRTIEDPREREEYDPEAITEPPDDFPAMVKDLLLHLTLRIVHEDDDGIVPLTESDEEATLLTRIEGEFERIFGDHADARLAEVDQLLGSKSADEEAYPNLREWLERDLFNYHVSTFDRTPILWRLTTERLVSDPEGEGFGCLIDYHQLDANVFDRLQNRYLEPRKAQLRERRSAANRRRGDDSLSASEQASAAEEYTRCESGLEQIDVFEDRLADLAQPVARDWPEENRTLAATTAQQVADFRERTATRLNALEALAGLDDTDMGDLFSPTFYETVQENRDEWLAALDDLKTAFESYAEDGSEPIEAHLYDLFEYYHDLIGSAHYASNGVLFMTYYFDKFEDPGQTQIGDGGGSERQRLLSELASDLDDYQELSEEIAAACEEITADISSEWSDRALSEITTAGYQPNRKHGVEINITPLADAEIVSKTVENNVL; encoded by the coding sequence ACGGCTCAGCTGGACAAAGAAGAACGCGAACATCTCGAAGCCGTGGTCACCGACATGCGCGAGCGCGTCGAGGACAACGTCGAGTTCCAGCTCACCCAACTGAGTCTCGACGACGCCCCCGACGATCCCGAGTCGCTCGATACGGAAGCCCACCAGCTCGTCGAAGCGATCGAGATAGAGGCGGTCGATGGAGACGACTGGAACGAGGCGTTCGAGGGGTACGTCACCGGCGTCGGCTACACGATCGTGAATCGACTGGCTGCGCTGCGCTGTATGGAGGTTCGGGAGTTCATCGACGAGGAGGTTACCGTTTTCAAGGAGAATGGCCTGACGCCGGCCGCAGAGACGCTCGTTCACGAGGAGTTCTTGCTGGAAGACGAAGCCATCCTCAAAGCGTATCACGACGCCTGTGACGAGTTAGCCGCGGAGATCGAGATCCTGTTCGACCGGGAGACGGCGTACAGCCAGATTGATCCAGACGATGACACGTTCGAGGAACTGTGTGGATTGCTCGATGAGATTCCCGATGAAGTGTGGCGGGCCGACGACGTGCTCGGATGGGTGTACGAATACTACAACCGTCCAGTAGTCGAGGCACTCGACGCAAAGAACACGCTCGAACCGGGAGACGTCGGTCCGGCGAACCAGTTTTACACGCCACATTGGGTGGTGCGAATGCTCGCTGATAATTCGCTCGGGAAGCTCTATCTCGAAGCGACCGGGAAGGAATCTTCCATTCCTGCGCCCGCAGAACTCTCACCGGACGAACGGAAAGAACGCCTCGTTACGCCAGAGGATGCGCCTGACGTGCCGTCGCTCTGTACGTATCTTATTCCCGATGAGGACGAACAGCAAGCGCCATCGTTCGACCATCCACGGGAATTGCGCGTCATCGATCCGGCGTGTGGGAGTGGTCACTTCCTGCTGTATGCATTCGATATTCTCGAGCGCATCTGGTGGGCCGAGACCGATCTGGATCGAGGAGAGATCCCAGCGAAGGTACTGGAGCACAACCTGTATGGCGTCGACATCGACCTCCGTTCCTGTCAGCTGTCGGCGTTCAACCTGTATCTGAAGGCTCGCACGCGGGCGGAAGCTGCGGGCAACGATGCGTTCGAGATGCCGAATCTGGGGGTCGTCTGTGCCGACGCTCGGGTGGCCGAGGTCGAGGCAGCCGTCGATGTCTTAGATGAGATCACCGGCGACGGGACGGACGTACGTGAGGCGCTCGACAGCGTTATCGAGGAGTTCCAGACCACAGAGGCGCTCGGGAGCCTACTCGACGTGCAGGGCGCGCTCGCGGATGCGTTCATGGACGAACAGACGGACGTGCTGGAGTGGGGCGGCGAAGGGCCACACACGCTGAACCAGTTCCTCCGGACGCTCGAACACCGTGTCGAAGAACGCACGTCGGACTCGTTCGGTGAACAGAACCTCCGGAGCTTTCTGCATCTGCTGGTGGTGTTGACGCAGGATTACGATGTCGCGCTGATGAACCCGCCGTACGGGTCTGGTGGTCGGATGCCTGACAACGTGCAAGGCTACGTCGAAGACCACTACGACTATACGACGGAATACTACATCAACTTCTTCGAGGCCTGTGATCGATTGGTGAGGGCGAACGGTCGGATCGGGATGCTCGTCCCGTGGTCGTTCATGTTCAACAAGTCGTTCCAGAACTTCCGTGAGGACTTCGTTGGGGGTCGTGGAGCATTCGACTTCTTCTCGGAGTTCGGGTACGATATTCTCGATAACGCAACCGTCGGTACAGTTGGCACTGTAGTTCGGTCGGAGATCGAGAGTGGACAAACTGGAACGTTCATTCGGCTTCCAGATGTGTCGAAGGCCGAGAAAGAACGGACATTCCTCAGTGCCGCATTTGTGGATTCAGTAGATAACGGTGTTCAACGGAAATATATGATTGACTTATCAAATTTACAATCAATCCCAGCAACGCCCTTATCCTATTGGGTGCCTCAGAATCTCCGATCTCTGTTTGAGACGGAAGCACATTTAGACGCAGAAACCGGAGGGGTAGACGGCAAAAGCGTTGGTGTAGCAGCGTCAGGACTATGCACAGGAGATGACGAACGCTTCTTACGAAATTTCTGGGAGTCTGACGATAATGGTAACTGGGTTCCATTCGCTAAGGGAGGAGAGGATGCGTGGATTCTGCCAAGAGTAAAACTAGTTGTAAACTGGGACCCCCGTCATCTCAAAAGCCAAGTCGGTGCACGAGTTCAGAATACAGGATACTACTTTAGTGAAGCTCTGACTTGGACGATGTCAAAACGAAGCGGACGAAGGTTTGGTTACCTCCACGAAAGTTCGATATTTGGTCATATGGGATCTGTATATATTCCCAACAAACATACTTGGGCCACACTATCGTACCTAAATAGCCATCTATTCACATATTTAATGTTATCTCAGACATCCGAACGGAACTGGTATGTTGGATTAGTCTCTCGAATATCATGGATCCCAAATCTTGGGGCCTCAGATGAACTCGAAACGCTTTCGAAAGAAGCAGTCAGTCACCTCATCTCCAAACGCCAGTACGATTTCGTCTCACCGCACTACGACGGTCCTGTACTCCTCGATGTCCTCGGTGTCAATGACTCCCTTCCTCAATACGACCATCCTCACCGGGAACTGCGAGAGGATCTCACGCTAGATGGTCCACCGAAGACCGTCGACCCATCAGCTACTCTCGAAGAACTCGGTATTGCAGCAGCCACACACCTCGAACGCATCGAGGATGAACTCCAGTCCTGTGCGGACGCGATCGACGAGGCGGTGTTCGACTGCTTCGACATCACCGAGGAGCAACGCGAGACCATCCTCCAAGAGATCGCGCTCCGTACCATCGAAGATCCCCGAGAACGCGAGGAATACGATCCCGAAGCGATCACCGAGCCCCCTGATGACTTCCCGGCGATGGTGAAGGACCTCCTGCTCCACTTGACACTCCGCATCGTCCACGAGGACGACGACGGGATCGTGCCGCTCACTGAGAGCGACGAGGAAGCCACGCTTCTCACCCGCATCGAAGGCGAATTCGAACGAATATTCGGCGACCACGCCGACGCCCGACTCGCGGAAGTCGATCAGCTTCTCGGAAGCAAATCAGCCGACGAGGAGGCGTACCCGAACCTTCGGGAGTGGCTCGAACGCGACCTCTTCAACTACCACGTCTCGACGTTCGACCGCACGCCGATCCTCTGGCGGTTGACGACCGAGCGCCTCGTCTCCGATCCGGAAGGCGAGGGCTTTGGCTGTCTCATCGACTACCACCAGCTCGATGCGAACGTTTTCGATCGACTCCAAAACCGCTACCTCGAGCCGCGAAAGGCGCAGCTCCGAGAACGCCGGAGCGCAGCCAACCGGCGTCGGGGCGACGACTCCCTCTCAGCCTCCGAACAGGCATCGGCTGCGGAAGAATACACCCGCTGTGAGAGCGGACTCGAACAGATCGACGTGTTCGAAGACCGGCTGGCCGACCTCGCACAGCCTGTTGCCCGAGACTGGCCCGAGGAAAACCGGACACTCGCTGCGACAACAGCCCAACAGGTTGCTGACTTCCGTGAACGGACGGCCACCAGACTGAACGCACTTGAAGCACTCGCCGGGCTCGACGACACAGACATGGGAGACCTGTTCAGTCCTACCTTCTACGAGACCGTACAGGAAAATCGAGACGAGTGGCTGGCTGCCCTTGACGACTTGAAAACCGCCTTCGAGTCCTACGCGGAGGATGGATCCGAACCGATCGAGGCCCACCTGTACGATCTCTTCGAGTACTACCACGATCTGATCGGCTCTGCACACTACGCGAGCAACGGCGTTCTGTTTATGACCTACTACTTCGATAAGTTTGAGGACCCCGGACAGACACAGATCGGCGACGGCGGCGGCTCCGAACGCCAGCGGCTCCTCTCCGAGCTGGCGAGCGATCTCGATGACTACCAAGAGCTTTCCGAGGAGATCGCGGCCGCCTGTGAGGAGATCACAGCCGACATCTCCTCGGAGTGGTCCGACCGCGCACTTTCCGAGATCACGACTGCCGGCTACCAGCCCAACCGCAAACACGGCGTCGAAATCAACATCACACCGCTTGCCGACGCCGAGATCGTCTCCAAGACTGTCGAGAACAACGTCCTGTAA